The Virgibacillus dokdonensis genome includes a window with the following:
- a CDS encoding ABC transporter ATP-binding protein, giving the protein MDTFKKLKQYYLPYKKHFLLSVFFLFFVTVITVVYPVILQQTIDRVVLMDRYELIPYISVIFLLLMTVKGFATFYHQYLGDLFGITAVYKLRDGLYQKLQRLSFTYYDNAKTGDIMSRLTADVEGFRFFLSFGFSELLRVILLITVSLGVMFYYSVPLALVTMAAMPFLAIVVFQFDKRVHPAFRLIRKSYGNLNTRVQENISGMHTVKSLSREGFEIGRFADRNDSYRQNYLHTSFIWAKYFPLMEFIGNFCAAALLAYGGFLVIDGQLSLGALIAFFSLVWYIMGPLMNLGFVVNQFSQAKASAERLLEILEAEEDITESEHPIREPIHGHVTFRNVTLTYADENDAALKNISFDAPPGKVIGLIGSTGSGKTSITQLITRFYEPVSGDVLIDQKPVSDYYLKALRKEIGFVLQEAFLFSTTIRENISYGSPGVEDEQIIDAAKRAQAHDFIMKMPEGYDTMLGERGMGLSGGQKQRIAIARAICINPKILILDDATSAVDMETEFRIQKALQEVMKGRTSFIIAHRIASLKHADEILVLEGGEVVERGNHDFLIKNQGPYQRIYDIQYQDREEVMKRQHA; this is encoded by the coding sequence GTGGACACGTTTAAAAAGTTAAAGCAATATTATTTGCCTTACAAGAAACATTTTTTACTATCTGTATTCTTCTTGTTTTTTGTAACGGTAATCACAGTTGTTTATCCCGTTATTTTACAGCAAACAATTGATCGCGTTGTTTTAATGGATCGCTATGAATTAATTCCGTACATTTCCGTTATTTTCTTGTTGTTAATGACTGTTAAAGGATTTGCTACTTTTTATCATCAATATTTAGGGGATTTATTTGGTATTACAGCTGTATATAAATTACGTGATGGATTATATCAAAAGCTACAGCGATTATCATTTACGTATTATGATAACGCTAAAACAGGAGATATTATGTCTCGCTTAACAGCTGATGTAGAAGGGTTTCGTTTTTTTCTATCTTTTGGATTTTCGGAACTGTTAAGAGTAATATTACTTATAACGGTTAGTTTGGGAGTTATGTTCTATTACTCAGTTCCGCTTGCTTTAGTTACAATGGCCGCGATGCCTTTTCTGGCTATTGTTGTATTTCAATTTGATAAACGTGTACATCCGGCTTTTCGCCTGATTCGAAAATCTTATGGTAATTTAAATACGCGTGTTCAAGAAAACATTAGCGGTATGCATACGGTGAAGTCACTCTCGCGTGAGGGATTTGAAATTGGACGTTTTGCGGATCGTAATGATTCGTACAGGCAAAATTATTTACACACTTCGTTTATTTGGGCAAAGTACTTTCCTTTAATGGAATTTATCGGAAATTTCTGTGCGGCAGCATTGTTGGCATATGGTGGTTTTCTTGTTATTGATGGGCAATTGTCTCTTGGTGCATTAATCGCTTTTTTTAGCTTAGTTTGGTATATTATGGGACCGCTTATGAACCTTGGTTTTGTTGTCAATCAGTTTTCACAAGCAAAAGCTTCTGCAGAAAGATTATTAGAAATCTTAGAAGCAGAAGAGGATATTACAGAATCCGAACACCCTATTAGAGAACCTATACACGGGCATGTAACATTTCGAAATGTTACGTTAACATATGCGGATGAAAACGACGCTGCTTTGAAGAATATTAGTTTTGATGCTCCCCCTGGGAAAGTTATTGGATTAATTGGTTCTACAGGATCTGGTAAAACGAGTATTACACAGCTCATTACGCGTTTTTACGAGCCTGTTTCTGGAGATGTACTTATTGATCAAAAGCCTGTTTCTGATTATTATCTTAAAGCTTTGCGCAAGGAAATTGGCTTTGTCTTGCAAGAAGCATTCTTATTTTCTACGACAATTCGTGAAAATATTTCCTACGGTAGCCCAGGTGTAGAGGATGAGCAGATTATAGATGCTGCTAAACGAGCGCAAGCGCACGATTTTATTATGAAAATGCCAGAAGGGTATGACACGATGTTAGGTGAACGTGGGATGGGACTATCAGGAGGACAAAAACAACGTATTGCCATTGCAAGAGCGATCTGTATTAATCCTAAAATTCTTATTTTGGATGATGCTACATCTGCAGTAGATATGGAAACAGAATTTAGAATTCAAAAGGCTTTACAAGAAGTAATGAAGGGGAGAACTTCATTTATTATAGCTCATCGAATTGCTTCATTAAAACATGCAGATGAAATATTAGTTTTAGAAGGGGGAGAAGTCGTAGAGCGTGGTAATCATGACTTCTTAATTAAGAATCAGGGACCGTATCAACGAATTTATGATATTCAATACCAGGATAGAGAAGAAGTGATGAAGCGTCAGCACGCTTAG
- a CDS encoding TlpA family protein disulfide reductase, with protein sequence MRLGQQIPDFDTTCEWLNSEPLLIGDKPTCFHFWSISCVLCKQAMPHFINLCIEYKSKVQFISVHTPLSDTDNNLLEINKVVEEQELKVPIAVDHNESISDAFQVTYVPAYYVFDEFGKLRHIQRGKTNLNMLEKNILRMI encoded by the coding sequence ATGCGTTTAGGTCAGCAAATTCCCGATTTTGATACCACTTGTGAATGGTTGAATAGTGAACCTTTATTAATAGGTGATAAACCTACTTGCTTTCATTTTTGGTCTATTAGCTGTGTTTTATGTAAACAAGCGATGCCGCATTTTATAAATCTTTGTATTGAATATAAAAGTAAAGTACAATTTATTTCAGTTCATACGCCATTATCTGATACAGATAACAACTTACTTGAAATTAATAAAGTGGTGGAGGAACAAGAACTGAAAGTACCTATAGCTGTCGATCATAATGAAAGCATTTCAGATGCATTTCAAGTAACATATGTTCCAGCCTATTATGTATTTGATGAATTTGGAAAGTTACGTCATATCCAGCGTGGTAAAACAAATCTAAACATGCTTGAGAAAAATATTTTGCGTATGATTTAG